One genomic region from Quercus robur chromosome 4, dhQueRobu3.1, whole genome shotgun sequence encodes:
- the LOC126724148 gene encoding putative disease resistance protein RGA1 isoform X9 — translation MAEGVLFDIAKEIIGKAGDLALKEVALIWGVKDEINKLKETVSKISAVILDAEAKQHGSEVIKEWLKRLKDAMCDADDLLDEISTEALRREVMTRDKKAREVRIFFSKYNQLAYGVRMGHKVKEMRERLVALDAEPAERQFHLEIQVRNESRRQTHSLVSAEDVIGREEDKKDIIGSLLDPNVKENVSVLAIVGIGGLGKTTLAQLVFNDEKVKNHFELKLWVCVSENFDVKIIVQKILECVKNEKPKDLEKNMLVNNLQKEINGKRYMLVLDDVWNEDHEKWSELKQILMGGAQGSRILVTTRSVKVAKISRTSQPHVLQGLEEQHAWSLFKKMAFEEGEEPKEASFVNIGKDILKICVGVPLAIRTIGGLLYFKKSEREWLSFKDNELSKIPQNEDDILPTLKLSYNHLPSHLKQCFAYCSLFPKDYEIEKESLIYMWMAQGFIKLYNEKQCPEDVGHEYFMDLLWRSFFQDVEEDELGNISKFKMHDLMHDMAIQVIGSESTTIYSKEKVIDEKIRHASFGDMLYSSLEIPISLFKASKIRTFLLPCQQSYVASNLDSSTYSAIVASFKFIRLLDLHKTGIKTIPSSIKNLKHLRYLDLSGNRDIEMLPNSIVKLYNLQTLKLSLCSKLKELPRDINKLVNLRFLDLSGNRDIEMLPNSIVKLYNLQTLKLSLCSKLKELPRDINKLVNLRFLDLYGNRDIEMLPNSIVKLYNLQTLKLSLCSKLKELPRDINKLVNLRFLEIDECSGLTHMPNGLGQLTNLQTLTRFVTSKGRIDSVPRSNGGLKELNRLNELRGNLSIENLKHGKDAALEYKDANLKEKQRLDSLYLNWVEEDIDEAGAGDDDMSLEALQPHINLKALSLERYGGVRFPHWFLSLRNLVQFKLYSCKKCQYLPPLDQLPSLKIIHLYRLDCLEHISDSERDNSDSLFYPSLETLHIWYCPNLKGWWRGRRDSLPSFPRLSDLDIRDCPQLTSFPLFPYLESLNLVNCSLKQSLERMMINNKTSSGNLPSIASSSSSSTIVAPLSKLSFMSIGNTEEALPEECLRNLISLRTLYLDKCPLPQGIRYLTALQHLHVWNSEAVDLSNDWDEMEWQGLTTLLSLEFRRLPKLVSLPTGLQYVSSLQNLEIKFCPSLIAIPEWICKLISLQSLLIWDCPNLESLPEGIGALTSLQTLGIGECPILLKRCKKQIGEDWHKISHIPNLHGGLSRQEREPDEEEPNEEAKKPACQNWDLIKAFGCCN, via the exons ATGGCGGAAGGAGTTCTGTTCGACATTGCTAAGGAAATCATTGGGAAGGCGGGCGACCTGGCACTCAAAGAGGTTGCGCTCATCTGGGGTGTCAAAGACGAGATCAACAAACTCAAGGAGACAGTTTCCAAAATCAGTGCTGTGATTTTGGATGCAGAGGCGAAGCAGCACGGCAGTGAAGTGATCAAAGAGTGGCTGAAAAGGCTTAAGGATGCCATGTGTGATGCGGATGACTTGCTGGATGAAATCTCCACTGAGGCCCTGCGACGGGAAGTGATGACCCGTGACAAGAAGGCCAGAGAGGTACGCATCTTCTTTTCCAAATATAACCAGCTTGCATATGGTGTTAGAATGGGTCATAAGGTTAAGGAGATGAGGGAGAGGCTAGTTGCTTTAGATGCAGAGCCTGCGGAAAGGCAGTTTCACTTGGAGATACAAGTCAGGAATGAGTCAAGAAGGCAGACTCATTCCCTTGTAAGTGCTGAAGATGTTATTGGGAGGGAGGAGGATAAGAAGGACATTATTGGATCTCTGTTGGATCCCAATGTTAAGGAGAATGTTTCTGTCCTTGCGATAGTTGGTATCGGAGGACTAGGAAAGACCACACTTGCTCAACTTGTCTTCAATGATGAAAAAGTCAAGAACCATTTTGAGCTAAAATTGTGGGTGTGTGTATCTGAGAATTTTGACGTGAAAATAATTGTTCAGAAAATCTTGGAGTGTgtaaaaaatgagaaaccaaAAGACCTTGAAAAGAACATGTTAGTCAATAAtcttcaaaaagaaattaatggaaAGAGATATATGCTTGTGTTGGACGATGTGTGGAATGAGGATCATGAAAAATGGAGTGAattgaaacaaattttaatGGGTGGTGCACAAGGCAGTAGAATCTTAGTGACTACACGGAGTGTAAAAGTGGCAAAGATTTCACGAACTAGTCAACCACACGTGTTACAGGGTTTAGAGGAACAACATGCTTGGTCTTTATTTAAGAAGATGGCGTTTGAAGAGGGGGAAGAACCGAAGGAAGCAAGTTTTGTAAATATTGGGAaggatattttaaaaatctgtGTAGGGGTGCCGCTTGCAATTAGAACAATAGGAGGTTTATTGTactttaaaaaatctgaaagagAGTGGTTATCATTCAAAGACAATGAACTTTCGAAAATACCTCAGAATGAAGATGACATTTTACCAACACTAAAGTTGAGTTACAATCATCTCCCCTCACACTTGAAGCAATGCTTTGCTTATTGTAGTCTATTTCCAAAGGATTATGAGATTGAAAAGGAAAGTTTGATTTATATGTGGATGGCACAAGGATTCATCAAATTGTATAACGAAAAGCAATGTCCAGAAGATGTTGGGCATGAGTATTTTATGGATTTGCTTTGGAGATCATTCTTTCAagatgttgaagaagatgaacttggcaatatatcaaaattcaaaatgcaTGATCTCATGCATGATATGGCAATACAAGTAATAGGATCAGAGAGCACCACCatttattcaaaagagaaaGTCATTGATGAGAAAATTCGTCATGCGTCATTTGGGGATATGTTGTACTCATCATTGGAGATCCCAATCTCATTATTCAAAGCAAGTAAGATAAGAACATTTCTTTTGCCATGTCAACAAAGCTATGTTGCTTCAAATTTGGATAGTTCAACTTATAGTGCAATTGTGGCTAGTTTTAAGTTCATACGCTTATTGGATTTGCATAAGACGGGGATTAAAACTATTCCAAgttctataaaaaatttgaagcatCTAAGATATCTTGATCTTTCTGGGAATAGAGACATTGAGATGCTTCCTAACTCTATTGTCAAGTTGTACAATTTACAAACACTTAAACTCTCTTTGTGTTCTAAACTTAAAGAATTGCCAAGAGATATTAACAAATTAGTCAACCTCAGATTTCTTGATCTTTCTGGGAATAGAGACATTGAGATGCTTCCTAACTCTATTGTCAAGTTGTACAATTTACAAACACTTAAACTCTCTTTGTGTTCTAAACTTAAAGAATTGCCAAGAGATATTAACAAATTAGTCAACCTCAGATTTCTTGATCTTTATGGGAATAGAGACATTGAGATGCTTCCTAACTCTATTGTCAAGTTGTACAATTTACAAACACTTAAACTCTCTTTGTGTTCTAAACTTAAAGAATTGCCAAGAGATATTAACAAATTAGTCAACCTCAGATTTCTTGAGATTGATGAGTGTTCGGGTTTGACTCATATGCCAAATGGACTGGGCCAATTGACTAATCTACAAACATTGACAAGATTTGTGACGAGTAAGGGTAGGATTGATTCAGTGCCTAGGAGTAACGGTGGATTGAAGGAACTTAACAGGCTAAATGAGCTAAGAGGAAATCTGTCTATTGAAAATCTCAAACACGGAAAAGATGCCGCATTAGAGTATAAGGATGcaaatttgaaagagaaacaACGTCTTGATAGCTTGTACTTAAATTGGGTAGAAGAAGACATTGATGAGGCGGGTGCTGGTGATGATGACATGTCACTGGAAGCCTTGCAACCACATATAAATCTCAAAGCATTGAGTTTAGAGCGGTACGGGGGAGTGAGATTTCCACATTGGTTTCTGTCCCTCAGAAATCTTGtccaatttaaattatattcatgtAAAAAATGCCAATATCTTCCACCGTTGGACCAATTGCCTTCTCTCAAAATTATCCATTTGTACAGATTGGATTGTTTAGAGCACATATCAGATTCAGAGAGAGATAACAGTGATTCTTTATTCTACCCATCTTTGGAGACACTCCATATTTGGTATTGCCCTAATTTAAAGGGATGGTGGCGGGGAAGGAGGGATTCTCTTCCTTCATTTCCTCGTCTTTCTGATTTAGATATCAGGGATTGCCCTCAGCTGACTTCCTTTCCTTTGTTTCCATATCTCGAAAGTTTGAACCTAGTTAATTGTAGCTTGAAGCAGTCATTAGAGAGGATGATGATAAACAACAAGACTTCTTCAGGGAATCTACCATcaattgcttcttcttcttcttcttctacaatTGTTGCCCCTCTATCCAAATTAAGTTTCATGAGTATAGGGAACACGGAAGAAGCTTTGCCAGAGGAGTGCCTACGAAATCTCATTTCTCTCCGTACTCTGTATCTAGACAAATGTCCTCTTCCTCAAGGCATTCGATATCTTACGGCACTTCAACATCTGCATGTTTGGAACTCTGAGGCGGTTGATTTATCCAATGATTGGGATGAGATGGAATGGCAAGGACTTACGACCCTTCTCTCTTTGGAATTCCGTCGACTTCCGAAGTTGGTCTCTCTCCCAACGGGGCTTCAATATGTCAGCTCTCTACAAAATCTCGAAATTAAGTTCTGTCCTAGTTTGATAGCTATACCGGAGTGGATCTGCAAACTTATATCTCTTCAATCACTTCTAATTTGGGACTGCCCTAATTTGGAATCATTGCCAGAAGGAATCGGTGCCCTTACCTCTTTGCAAACACTAGGTATTGGAGAATGTCCCATCTTACTGAAAAGATGCAAGAAGCAAATCGGGGAAGATTGGCATAAAATTTCTCACATTCCCAATTTGCATGGAGGTCTGTCTCGGCAAGAAAGAGAGCCAG ATGAAGAAGAACCAAACGAAGAAGCAAAGAAACCTGCTTGTCAGAATTGGGACTTAATTAAAGCTTTTGGGTGCTGCAATT AG
- the LOC126724148 gene encoding putative disease resistance protein RGA1 isoform X3: MAEGVLFDIAKEIIGKAGDLALKEVALIWGVKDEINKLKETVSKISAVILDAEAKQHGSEVIKEWLKRLKDAMCDADDLLDEISTEALRREVMTRDKKAREVRIFFSKYNQLAYGVRMGHKVKEMRERLVALDAEPAERQFHLEIQVRNESRRQTHSLVSAEDVIGREEDKKDIIGSLLDPNVKENVSVLAIVGIGGLGKTTLAQLVFNDEKVKNHFELKLWVCVSENFDVKIIVQKILECVKNEKPKDLEKNMLVNNLQKEINGKRYMLVLDDVWNEDHEKWSELKQILMGGAQGSRILVTTRSVKVAKISRTSQPHVLQGLEEQHAWSLFKKMAFEEGEEPKEASFVNIGKDILKICVGVPLAIRTIGGLLYFKKSEREWLSFKDNELSKIPQNEDDILPTLKLSYNHLPSHLKQCFAYCSLFPKDYEIEKESLIYMWMAQGFIKLYNEKQCPEDVGHEYFMDLLWRSFFQDVEEDELGNISKFKMHDLMHDMAIQVIGSESTTIYSKEKVIDEKIRHASFGDMLYSSLEIPISLFKASKIRTFLLPCQQSYVASNLDSSTYSAIVASFKFIRLLDLHKTGIKTIPSSIKNLKHLRYLDLSGNRDIEMLPNSIVKLYNLQTLKLSLCSKLKELPRDINKLVNLRFLDLSGNRDIEMLPNSIVKLYNLQTLKLSLCSKLKELPRDINKLVNLRFLDLYGNRDIEMLPNSIVKLYNLQTLKLSLCSKLKELPRDINKLVNLRFLEIDECSGLTHMPNGLGQLTNLQTLTRFVTSKGRIDSVPRSNGGLKELNRLNELRGNLSIENLKHGKDAALEYKDANLKEKQRLDSLYLNWVEEDIDEAGAGDDDMSLEALQPHINLKALSLERYGGVRFPHWFLSLRNLVQFKLYSCKKCQYLPPLDQLPSLKIIHLYRLDCLEHISDSERDNSDSLFYPSLETLHIWYCPNLKGWWRGRRDSLPSFPRLSDLDIRDCPQLTSFPLFPYLESLNLVNCSLKQSLERMMINNKTSSGNLPSIASSSSSSTIVAPLSKLSFMSIGNTEEALPEECLRNLISLRTLYLDKCPLPQGIRYLTALQHLHVWNSEAVDLSNDWDEMEWQGLTTLLSLEFRRLPKLVSLPTGLQYVSSLQNLEIKFCPSLIAIPEWICKLISLQSLLIWDCPNLESLPEGIGALTSLQTLEIGGCPILLKRCKKQIGEDWHKISRIPNLEGDLSTQEEEPDEEEPNEEISDEEEPNEEAKKPSLKNWDLIKAFGCCNCSKTQQLTN, from the exons ATGGCGGAAGGAGTTCTGTTCGACATTGCTAAGGAAATCATTGGGAAGGCGGGCGACCTGGCACTCAAAGAGGTTGCGCTCATCTGGGGTGTCAAAGACGAGATCAACAAACTCAAGGAGACAGTTTCCAAAATCAGTGCTGTGATTTTGGATGCAGAGGCGAAGCAGCACGGCAGTGAAGTGATCAAAGAGTGGCTGAAAAGGCTTAAGGATGCCATGTGTGATGCGGATGACTTGCTGGATGAAATCTCCACTGAGGCCCTGCGACGGGAAGTGATGACCCGTGACAAGAAGGCCAGAGAGGTACGCATCTTCTTTTCCAAATATAACCAGCTTGCATATGGTGTTAGAATGGGTCATAAGGTTAAGGAGATGAGGGAGAGGCTAGTTGCTTTAGATGCAGAGCCTGCGGAAAGGCAGTTTCACTTGGAGATACAAGTCAGGAATGAGTCAAGAAGGCAGACTCATTCCCTTGTAAGTGCTGAAGATGTTATTGGGAGGGAGGAGGATAAGAAGGACATTATTGGATCTCTGTTGGATCCCAATGTTAAGGAGAATGTTTCTGTCCTTGCGATAGTTGGTATCGGAGGACTAGGAAAGACCACACTTGCTCAACTTGTCTTCAATGATGAAAAAGTCAAGAACCATTTTGAGCTAAAATTGTGGGTGTGTGTATCTGAGAATTTTGACGTGAAAATAATTGTTCAGAAAATCTTGGAGTGTgtaaaaaatgagaaaccaaAAGACCTTGAAAAGAACATGTTAGTCAATAAtcttcaaaaagaaattaatggaaAGAGATATATGCTTGTGTTGGACGATGTGTGGAATGAGGATCATGAAAAATGGAGTGAattgaaacaaattttaatGGGTGGTGCACAAGGCAGTAGAATCTTAGTGACTACACGGAGTGTAAAAGTGGCAAAGATTTCACGAACTAGTCAACCACACGTGTTACAGGGTTTAGAGGAACAACATGCTTGGTCTTTATTTAAGAAGATGGCGTTTGAAGAGGGGGAAGAACCGAAGGAAGCAAGTTTTGTAAATATTGGGAaggatattttaaaaatctgtGTAGGGGTGCCGCTTGCAATTAGAACAATAGGAGGTTTATTGTactttaaaaaatctgaaagagAGTGGTTATCATTCAAAGACAATGAACTTTCGAAAATACCTCAGAATGAAGATGACATTTTACCAACACTAAAGTTGAGTTACAATCATCTCCCCTCACACTTGAAGCAATGCTTTGCTTATTGTAGTCTATTTCCAAAGGATTATGAGATTGAAAAGGAAAGTTTGATTTATATGTGGATGGCACAAGGATTCATCAAATTGTATAACGAAAAGCAATGTCCAGAAGATGTTGGGCATGAGTATTTTATGGATTTGCTTTGGAGATCATTCTTTCAagatgttgaagaagatgaacttggcaatatatcaaaattcaaaatgcaTGATCTCATGCATGATATGGCAATACAAGTAATAGGATCAGAGAGCACCACCatttattcaaaagagaaaGTCATTGATGAGAAAATTCGTCATGCGTCATTTGGGGATATGTTGTACTCATCATTGGAGATCCCAATCTCATTATTCAAAGCAAGTAAGATAAGAACATTTCTTTTGCCATGTCAACAAAGCTATGTTGCTTCAAATTTGGATAGTTCAACTTATAGTGCAATTGTGGCTAGTTTTAAGTTCATACGCTTATTGGATTTGCATAAGACGGGGATTAAAACTATTCCAAgttctataaaaaatttgaagcatCTAAGATATCTTGATCTTTCTGGGAATAGAGACATTGAGATGCTTCCTAACTCTATTGTCAAGTTGTACAATTTACAAACACTTAAACTCTCTTTGTGTTCTAAACTTAAAGAATTGCCAAGAGATATTAACAAATTAGTCAACCTCAGATTTCTTGATCTTTCTGGGAATAGAGACATTGAGATGCTTCCTAACTCTATTGTCAAGTTGTACAATTTACAAACACTTAAACTCTCTTTGTGTTCTAAACTTAAAGAATTGCCAAGAGATATTAACAAATTAGTCAACCTCAGATTTCTTGATCTTTATGGGAATAGAGACATTGAGATGCTTCCTAACTCTATTGTCAAGTTGTACAATTTACAAACACTTAAACTCTCTTTGTGTTCTAAACTTAAAGAATTGCCAAGAGATATTAACAAATTAGTCAACCTCAGATTTCTTGAGATTGATGAGTGTTCGGGTTTGACTCATATGCCAAATGGACTGGGCCAATTGACTAATCTACAAACATTGACAAGATTTGTGACGAGTAAGGGTAGGATTGATTCAGTGCCTAGGAGTAACGGTGGATTGAAGGAACTTAACAGGCTAAATGAGCTAAGAGGAAATCTGTCTATTGAAAATCTCAAACACGGAAAAGATGCCGCATTAGAGTATAAGGATGcaaatttgaaagagaaacaACGTCTTGATAGCTTGTACTTAAATTGGGTAGAAGAAGACATTGATGAGGCGGGTGCTGGTGATGATGACATGTCACTGGAAGCCTTGCAACCACATATAAATCTCAAAGCATTGAGTTTAGAGCGGTACGGGGGAGTGAGATTTCCACATTGGTTTCTGTCCCTCAGAAATCTTGtccaatttaaattatattcatgtAAAAAATGCCAATATCTTCCACCGTTGGACCAATTGCCTTCTCTCAAAATTATCCATTTGTACAGATTGGATTGTTTAGAGCACATATCAGATTCAGAGAGAGATAACAGTGATTCTTTATTCTACCCATCTTTGGAGACACTCCATATTTGGTATTGCCCTAATTTAAAGGGATGGTGGCGGGGAAGGAGGGATTCTCTTCCTTCATTTCCTCGTCTTTCTGATTTAGATATCAGGGATTGCCCTCAGCTGACTTCCTTTCCTTTGTTTCCATATCTCGAAAGTTTGAACCTAGTTAATTGTAGCTTGAAGCAGTCATTAGAGAGGATGATGATAAACAACAAGACTTCTTCAGGGAATCTACCATcaattgcttcttcttcttcttcttctacaatTGTTGCCCCTCTATCCAAATTAAGTTTCATGAGTATAGGGAACACGGAAGAAGCTTTGCCAGAGGAGTGCCTACGAAATCTCATTTCTCTCCGTACTCTGTATCTAGACAAATGTCCTCTTCCTCAAGGCATTCGATATCTTACGGCACTTCAACATCTGCATGTTTGGAACTCTGAGGCGGTTGATTTATCCAATGATTGGGATGAGATGGAATGGCAAGGACTTACGACCCTTCTCTCTTTGGAATTCCGTCGACTTCCGAAGTTGGTCTCTCTCCCAACGGGGCTTCAATATGTCAGCTCTCTACAAAATCTCGAAATTAAGTTCTGTCCTAGTTTGATAGCTATACCGGAGTGGATCTGCAAACTTATATCTCTTCAATCACTTCTAATTTGGGACTGCCCTAATTTGGAATCATTGCCAGAAGGAATCGGTGCCCTTAC CTCTTTGCAAACACTAGAAATTGGAGGATGTCCCATCTTACTGAAAAGATGCAAGAAGCAAATCGGGGAAGATTGGCATAAAATTTCTCGCATTCCCAATTTGGAAGGAGATCTGTCTACGCAAGAAGAAGAGCCAG ATGAAGAAGAaccaaatgaagaaatttcAGATGAAGAAGAACCAAATGAAGAAGCAAAGAAACCTTCTCTTAAGAATTGGGACTTAATTAAAGCTTTTGGGTGCTGCAATTGTTCAAAAACTCAACAACTCACTAACTG A